ACGCAAGGACATGACAGAAGCGGCTTCAAAGCGCGCATGATGTGATGTTTTTATGGATTTCCAGCGCATAAAATTTTTTGGCCTGTCATTGTCATAACCAAAAGGAAGACGCCGCCATGCCTGAAATTTCCCTGGAACCGCTTAAAATTGGCGTCATTGGTTTCGGTTATGTCGGACGGGTTTTTCATCTGCCTTACATCCAGGCGACGGAGGGCCTCGCGCTTCACGCCATTTGTTCCTCCCGAGGGGATGAAGTTCGGAAATCCTATCCCGGCGTCAAGATCTTCGATGACGCCAAAGCCATGTGCGCTGACGACGCGCTCGATGTCGTCGTGATCGCCTCTCCCAACGAGACACACCGCCCCTTTGCCGAGATGGCGCTGCGCGCTGGCAAACATGTTGTCATTGATAAACCGTTCACGACAAATCTCCGGGATGCGGAGGCCGTTCTTCAAATGGCGCGGGCGGCAGGCAAGCATGTCATTATCTTCCAGAATCGCCGTTGGGACAGTGATTTCCTCGCCATTTCAGATGTTGTCCGATCCGGCGTGCTGGGCCCCATCCGACATGTTGAATCAGCCTTTGATGTGTTTGAACCGGCCGTCTCGGATAATTGGCGTTTTGCGAAGGGAGAGGGCACGGGGAGGTGGTTTGATCTGGCGCCTCATCTGGTGGATCAGGCCCTTCTACTCTTCGGCGCGCCAGAACGTGTGACGGCGGACATCCAGTGTCTGAGGGCTGAGGCAGGTGCGGATGACTGGTTCATGGTGACACTGCATTACCGACAGCTCAATGTCGTTCTACGCGGTTCCATGCTGGCGCGCTTCCCCGCCCCGCGTTTTGTCATTCAAGGCATGAAAGGCGGTGCCGTCAAGAAGGGGTTGGATATCCAGGAAGCCCAGCTTGTGCGGCAGATCTCCCCATCTGATGACGCGTTCGGGGTGGACCCTGACCCGCTCCGGCTGCGTCATCAGGATGGAAGCACTCAGGACATGCCCGCCCCGCGCGGTTGTCATCGCCAGTTTTACGCCCTCCTTGTCGCGACATTGAATCAGAAAAGCCCGCTTTTCATCACTGAAGATCAGATGCTGGCTGTGATGCACATCATCGAAATCGCGGCCCGCGCAGCGTGGGAGGGCCATACCCTCAAGCTCGCGCTCCCGGAAGCGACATGCCGACATCTGCAGTCAAATTCCATCTATGAAAATGCCTGATGCCCGGTTCAAAGCAACTTCACCTCCCGATGCGATCGCGGAGGGCAAGTGGCAATTCACCATAAAATCATATCAAGATAACATATTTCGCGTTATTTTTAATCGTTACTATTTCCATTTTAATTTAATTTTTGTTAAGCACGGCCGTTAACAACGGCTTTACAGCTTATTTGCGAGACCATTTTACACAGGAGCACCCTATATGGCGGGCGGAACCGTCATACCGGATTCAGCGAAACTAGAGGTCGTAAAGGAGACAGTCCCTGATACGGCCTTCGGACGTTTCCTCTCCTGGATCGGCATCCCTCCCGTTATGTTCTGGGGTTATGTCGGCGTCCTTCTTTTCATGATTGGTGACGGCGTTGAGAGTGGCTATCTGTCACCTTACCTCGTCGGCCAGGGCTTCAAAGAGACAGACGTCGCCCTGTTATTCACGATTTACGGCGTGACAGCAGCGCTCTCCTCATGGCTTTCCGGCGCATTGTCTGAGCTTTGGGGCTCACGCACGGTCATGATTGTCGGCTTGCTGATCTGGACGATCTTTCAGGTCGGGTTCCTTTCCTATGGTTTGCCGTCAAAATCTTTCTCTCTGATCGCCCTGTTTTATGGCATCAGGGGCTTTGGCTAC
This genomic stretch from Candidatus Kirkpatrickella diaphorinae harbors:
- a CDS encoding Gfo/Idh/MocA family oxidoreductase, with protein sequence MPEISLEPLKIGVIGFGYVGRVFHLPYIQATEGLALHAICSSRGDEVRKSYPGVKIFDDAKAMCADDALDVVVIASPNETHRPFAEMALRAGKHVVIDKPFTTNLRDAEAVLQMARAAGKHVIIFQNRRWDSDFLAISDVVRSGVLGPIRHVESAFDVFEPAVSDNWRFAKGEGTGRWFDLAPHLVDQALLLFGAPERVTADIQCLRAEAGADDWFMVTLHYRQLNVVLRGSMLARFPAPRFVIQGMKGGAVKKGLDIQEAQLVRQISPSDDAFGVDPDPLRLRHQDGSTQDMPAPRGCHRQFYALLVATLNQKSPLFITEDQMLAVMHIIEIAARAAWEGHTLKLALPEATCRHLQSNSIYENA